A segment of the Juglans regia cultivar Chandler chromosome 15, Walnut 2.0, whole genome shotgun sequence genome:
TGGGTTTAAAACCTGATACCATGTTAGGGTGTattcgaattttttttatactagtATCAATCAGGATTTGTTcaggcgaaaaaaaaaaatggggacaGGAAGAACTAGCActgtagaataataaaatttaaataaatctttacaactttctcacacttcacactccatatttttcttaatttttataatttttttatcaaatatttattatatgaataatgaatagaaaatttgaaataatttaaaaataataaactcaaaaaaaaatgaaaaaatttaaaaattttttaaaaaaatagaatgtagAATATAATAGAAATTGTATAGCAAAACACATCAAATTTTGGATACATTGACTATAACTATCTTGCATCCAAGGAAGTTTCGCAGTGCAAAGGCTGTATACTTTTATAGGAATCTTCTCGTTCGtcaaacaaagaaacaaacaagGGACAAGTTGTTCGTTGAGAGGCTGAAAATGAGTGATAACCACCATGTCTTTCTTCATTCATAAATTCGTGTCTGTGCATTATTTGGATCCCACGTTTGTCGTGGGACGGCATGGGGGAGTGCGAGCTGATTCATGCAGTTGTATCGCGGGTCCCATTGCCAAGGTCAGACTCAGAGCCAGAGACAATTGCCCCCAGATGCAGAATCCTATGCAGCTACAGATCATACATTCCTTTTCGGAAAAAGCTAGGGATCCCGTTGGTAGCTCCGCAGCACCCgctcccattttttttttttttttaatttaatgattaagaaataattttttaataatataaaatttttttaaaaaaatattaaaaatatataaacaaaaacttaaaatagaCCGACAGGAGCTCCCAAAAATACTAATGAagtgtcgtttggattcgaatatgagttgaaatgagttgtgaataataatgagatttataaattaaaattattaaataataataaataataataagataaattgagatggacTGTGAATATAAACGAGGTCTATCTCTCAAAAGTTATGGCTCaaaatttattgtttgattactttaatttttttaatttttttatttaatgattaagaaaataattattaattaaattatatatttttttattttttaataataaagaatgttaaaaaatttattgaaaaaataaaatttaaatacaatatgCAGGCGGTAATGCTAGCAGTACTCTTCCTCGTTAACATTGGTTTGACCGACTCAGGTGAGGTTGAAAAATGACGAATAcacctattttattttacgaGGTTTGAAAGTggagtttgaatttaattttttataaatagtaataagttgaataatagaataagttatatataatttatttaaattgaatgtaaaatatgtatggatgttaaaatgaatttaatataaaagattgtaagggcaggtttgggacctcaaacaaaatataaaattctcatctcatctcatctcatcattacacctttttcaaatccctatacgaaatataataaacaattcaacttttttaaatcccaatacacatttttcaaatcccaaaacaataataatattaaaacttaatattttaaacttcaaaacaaaacataaaattctcatctcacccccaaacctaccctaagtcTTACGTATAAAGAAGTttttagttgagatgagtttagtaatttgaaagttgggtgtttggatattagattcaacttaaaattaaactggaCTCAGTTGAGTCTTACaaccaaacgtagcctaaatgtatttttttttatttttttttattttatatatatttaaacatttttaaaaaataaaaaatatcaattcaataatatttattttattaattattaagtaaaaaataattaaaaataaaaaattcaatcgatCAATTTTATATGTCATTTTTCTCGATTcaacttgtattttatttttttataatattttatacaatagtatttaaaaaagatattatcattttattaaaatacttctatcttataatatatgttataaaatatatagttaaataTATTGTGTGATATCCTTACTCGTTTAATATCAACTTTGCCATTTTtctatccaaataaaaatttgtgatacaaacaaattaatatctgaattttttaaaagtatttgttaattattgatttaattttggtgcctttaaattttagaaattaaataatttattttaatattataaaataaattgtatctCTACCGATTatcttatctattttatttgtttaatcagaatgatcttaattattaagaataaaaataggAGAATTTCGAATTCAAGATGTTTGATTTAGGTgtggtttgaatagtgagacgaaatgagatgagttgaaatgattttatatgagttaaataaaatattattaaaatattattttttaatattattattgttttgaaattttaaaaaattgaattgtttattatattttgtgtaaaaatttaaaaaaattataataatgagatgagtttgaataattttttaatccaaaccggATCTCGCTCACTACCATTATGCCATCCTTATAATTTAAACAAAGATGATTATTGTCTAGAGTTGCCACACTTCTATGCTTTATATTTACGAGCGGTACTACTCTGCCACTTAAGTAGGACCACTTCAATTGATTGTTAGGCCAAAttggcttttttatttttgttcaattcttttattcattttttattattttaaaatatttttaaaaaatataaaaaaaatcaatacactaataatcacttctttaactataaaataaataaaaaattaaaaacaaattaaaatacataagatgtcaaaataaaaaaaaatttttgaatgtacaaagtaacatttttcttatatttacaCCTAATTAATTTTGTGCAATTCTAAAAGATTTaagtagtaaaaaatattatagttataaattaattttataaaataaattcataaattttatataatataataaatttattttataataaaaataattttataatctatatatcaaattaaattatgttaaaggattttttttaattaatttaatggagTTCAATTAATTGATGAGATGAATGTATAGATCCAACTCCAAGAAAGAAAGGCCAAGTTAGGGAATTCACTAACCACATACAACACAAGTGTCAACACAAGCAGCAGGCAAACATGAACACGTATGACCACACTCTCCCCCACAATTCCCGAAATCCCCATCAAACCCCCCTCCCCAACTCAACCTACCGGTtcccccccttctctctctctctatcacacCCAAATCGTCCCGATCCTCTGCTCAGCCACGCCACCGGAAAATGGAATCGTCTCCGATCTACCGGCTCCCGCAGGACACTCTCCACCAGATCTTCTCGAGCCTTCCACTCCGTCAGATTATGATCTGCCGATCGGTTTGCAAGCTCTTCCACCAGGTTCTGACCTCGTCATGCTTCATAGACCTTATCTCCTCCCAATCGCCTCTCTCCCTCATCGCTCTCCGGCCCCctcatcaccaccaccaccatcgccACTTGTCGTATCCTCCTTCCCTCAACGTCTTCGACCCCGACCAAAATCAATGGCTCAGATTCACCCTCGACTTTCTCCCCTTCCGGTCACCGCACCCCGTCGCGTCCTCCCTCGGACTCATCTACCTCTGGGCCGACTCGCCTCACTCGTCTGAGCCCAACAAGTCCCTCGTGGTCTGCAACCCGTTAACTCGTCAATTCCGAGTTCTCCCCCAGCTCGGCTCGGCCTGGTCGCGCCACGGCTCAGTCCTCGTCGACTCGGCTAACCGGGTTATGGTACTCACCGAACTCGCGGCCCTATACTTCTCCGGGTCGAATCAGTGGCTCAAATTCTCTTCCAATCTCCCGGCGAAACCCCGAAGCCCGATCCTAGTCTCCGAGTCGGTCTACGCCCTCTGCGACGTCGGTTCACCTTGGCGAAGCCAATGGAAGTTGTTCGCTTGCAAAATCACAAGCGCCCGGAACTGCCAGACCTGGACTCGCCTGGAACGCCACGTGTGGGGGGACGTGTTCGACATCCTAAAACGACCGCGTTTGGTCCGCGGGAGCGGGAACCGAATCCTGATGATCGGGGGGCTGAAGTCATCGTTTTCACTGAACGCGTCGTGCTCAACGATCCTGATCCTGAGGCTGGATCTGGAGACGCTGGAGTGGGACGAGGCGGGCCGCATGCCCGGGGAGATGTTCGAGTGCTTCAAGGAGTCGAGCAAGTTCAAGGTGTTTGGGGGTGGTGATAGGGTCTGCTTCTCGGGCAAGAGGGTCGGAAAATTGGCCATGTGGGATTGCTGTGAAGGGAAAGGGGAGTGGCGGTGGATCAACGTGGTGCCCGGGAGCGGCGTCGGCGATGGGCTCTGTCGTGGGTTCGTGTTCGAGGCGAGGCTCACACGGCTTTGCCTTGATGGCAATTAGAGGTTGGTGGTGGTGTTCGTTACTGTAGCTCTTCTTGTTGGATTAACATCACCGTCATCTAATTATGTTGTACCATAATGTTGTATTCGGATACGCAAAAATGCTTTTTTTATCATTGCTAATTGAGGATTTCCCACATGTTGTTCTTTGTCAATGCATTAAATCAATGTATCTTATCATTTTTGGTTGATGTCAGAGACTCTAACATGGTATATGTACATCAGAGAATCGTTTGTGTTAAACTTGCTCTTTTTGCCCCGTTTGATTGAGAAGAATTCTCaactaattttatcttatttcataattataattttttcaaatttatacataaatataataaacaattcgattctttcaaatttcaaaacaataataatattaaaaataatattttaataatatattatttaactttcatttcaactcatctcattttatctttaaatccaaacgcCCCTTAAGGTTTTCGTTTTGGGATTGCCACAAGACTGTCCAGTACTTTATTTCGAACTTCTAAGAcatgtaatttatcatttaaatgtACAGCGAGAAATTTATCATGTAAGAAGTGGAGCTTTTGTATGCATGTGGATGGGAGGACTCTCCCATAGTCCTATCTGGAAT
Coding sequences within it:
- the LOC109011796 gene encoding SKP1-interacting partner 15, giving the protein MESSPIYRLPQDTLHQIFSSLPLRQIMICRSVCKLFHQVLTSSCFIDLISSQSPLSLIALRPPHHHHHHRHLSYPPSLNVFDPDQNQWLRFTLDFLPFRSPHPVASSLGLIYLWADSPHSSEPNKSLVVCNPLTRQFRVLPQLGSAWSRHGSVLVDSANRVMVLTELAALYFSGSNQWLKFSSNLPAKPRSPILVSESVYALCDVGSPWRSQWKLFACKITSARNCQTWTRLERHVWGDVFDILKRPRLVRGSGNRILMIGGLKSSFSLNASCSTILILRLDLETLEWDEAGRMPGEMFECFKESSKFKVFGGGDRVCFSGKRVGKLAMWDCCEGKGEWRWINVVPGSGVGDGLCRGFVFEARLTRLCLDGN